The genomic DNA CGATTCCGTCGATCACAGCCGGATTCAGTATATTTCACATCAGTTAGACCCATGTGCATTCGTTTGTCACCCATTAGTAACTTTGTCATTCCTTGAACCTAAATCTACTATGCAGACAGTGTGCCTTTAGTGAGACAACCATTAGGGATCGACATCACCACAGggttgttgattgatcaCATTTGTCCAAATGATAACATGGCGTTCTGCCTCATCGAAAGGGTTCACGTTTATTTGTTCCAGCGACCAATAAGAATATGTTATCTTCATCGTGTGTGACTAATTTTCAAGGTCCTCTCTACTTGTCAGGTAAGCTAACTCTCAAAAAGGAATGTTTATATTGGTTTTTGGAAAATATGACCCAATGGACGGATTTGGTAGATTTGTTTACATCGTTTCAACGGTTTTTCCTATATTCAAGACATCCAATCTAAAGCCTCATCGTAACACTTTGTTCCACTTGATACTTACCGAAGTTGACCCTTACGCTCCCaacgaaggaggaaagatgggaatCATGCATCGTTGTTCTTCAGATTACGAAGATCAAACAGGGCCGAAACCTTGTGCATCAATGcccctctctcttcttgcCCCTCGCTTGTTATTCAGATTGTAACTCCCAAATCTGACAGTCTGGATGTTTATATTCAACTTCACCCAATACCCAAGATGCCCCtcctttttttcttcttttctttctttaaccatcagcttcaacaAATCTACAAACTCGACTCGACAACCATTCAAGAATTCTTTCAAATAGAACTTCTTCGGAATCAGCAACACATCGGCTCATTCGATACTCGACAGAtcctcatcagtcatcaaAATAACCGACCATGGTCAAATTACAGGCCTCATTCACTCTTTCTCTGCTAATCGCGATCTTGAGTATCGGCAGCGCTCAAGCTGAAGTCGCCGGTGCCCGAAACGGACCCCGACGACATGACAAAGCTGCATCTGCTGGAAAGCGATCCCTCGCTCCTAGGGCGACAGACCCTTGGGCGAATTTCAAGTCGTTTGACTGGTCCACTTGGCAGACCAATTGGGGTTGGGCAGGTCACACTTTGGCATACGTAAAGTGAGTGAAGGTTTTTCGCAAATTCATGGGAAGTCGCTGATTCCAACTTCAATCATTCAGAGCTTGGTACTACGACGAATATGGTCTCAATCTGCCCTCTGGTGTGAGAAGTTGGCCCGAATTATCTTACTATGTCAGTTACTTTGGTACCTATAAGCCtactccttcaccttccatctcgtcATACGGTGGTGGCAACACCGAAGACCCCTGGGTCACCGGTACCctcgcctcttcttccacctcttccagcaAAGCTGCctctacttccacttccacttctacatctacctcttctgCCAAATCATCCTCGAGTTCAGCTGCTGCCGCCAGCTCCTCTGccattatcagctcaacCTCTTCTAGCAAAGCCTcgtcaacctcttcctctgctgctgcttcctCCAGCGCTGCCTCGTTGACCGGATCGGCCGCATCTTCGAGCACTTCCTCGTCAGTGGCTGCTTCTAGTTCCTCGTCAAGCTCTTCTAAGGCtgcttcaagctcttcttcctcagtcGCTGCATCAAGCTCCTCATCTGCCGCTGCCTTGTCAAGCTCTTCCAAGACcgcttcctcatcttcatcttcttcagtcgctgcttcaagctcatcatcatcagttgCTGCCTCCAACTCTGTTGCCGCTTCCAGCTCTTCAGCCGCCGCGTCCTCATCGGtagcttcctcttccacaaGCTCTTCAACGAGCTCTTCCGCTTCCGCTTCTGCCACCGCTACTGTACCATCCGGATGGaaaaaagctgatattcctTGTATCGCTGATGGCAAAACTGGTCGAGCCCTACTCGGTTCATTCACTATCGATTACAATAACACCATCGAAGGCTGTCTCGCCCGATGTGACGCGGGTGGGTTCGCTATTGCCGGTATCGAATACGGTAATCAATGTTTCTGTGGTTCGTACCTCTCCAACGGTGCCTCTCTGTCTACAACTGCCACTTGCGCTGTCGCTTGTCCAGGTAACAAGGATCAAACATGTGGTGGATATTATGCCCTGTCTCTTTACGTCTCCACCAAATTAAACGGTGCTGCCCTTTCTTCGGATCTACTCTCAGTCGCCGCTACGCTTCCTGATGGATGGTCAACGGCATCGAAATGTATGCAAGAAGTCAACGGGCGAGCTCTTACCGACTACTCCTGGGCTACCGACGCTATGACCGTCCCATTGTGTCTTAATAAATGTGCTTCTCTCGGATACCAATATGGTGGTATTGAATACGGCAGAGAATGTTACTGTGGTAACTCTTTAGATAATGATGCCGATCTCACCAAAACCTCCACACTTTGTGGTACTCCCTGTGCCGGTAACCCATCTACTCCATGTGGTGGTTGGAACGCTCTACAAGTATACAACAATCCTGCTTACTCTTATTCTAATACTATCGTCAACGGTTACGTCAAGACTGCTTGTCTTCAAGAAGTCGCTAACCGAGCCTTGAGAGGTGCCGCCTACAAGGACGAGACCGGTATGACCGTCGAAACTTGTACTCAATACTGTGCCGATCGAGGATTCATCATGGCCGGTCTCGAATACGGAAGTGAATGTTACTGTGGTTCTGCTTTAGTCGGCGGTGCTTCCCTTCTTTTGACTTCCGGAGAATGTAAGATGAACTGTGTTGGTAATGCCAACGAGAACTGTGGTGGAGCCAACGCGATATGGTTGTATATCAACCCTAACACCCTTACTGCTTCCGTCACTTTACCTACCGGATGGACTTACAAGGGTTGTATCGGTGAAGGGTCATCTGCTCGAGCACTCAACTTCACCGCTACCGACCTAATCACCAAGGGGACCATGACCGGTGAGAAATGTGCAAGACAATGTTCCGAATCAGGATATACCATGGCCGGTACCGAATACGCTTCTCAATGTTACTGTGGTAACTCCTTCCAAGGAGGTGCTACTGGAAAAATCATCGATACTATCACCGACGGTACCTCTCAGTGTAACTACCCATGTCCAGGTAACGCCGCCCAGATGTGTGGTGGCGGTTATAGATTATCTTTATATTCTAGCTTGGTTACCCTCCCGGGTACCGTCACAACGGCATTATAAAATCAGTACCTGCACATTAGAGTGAATGGTTTCATACATTTATATCATCTTTATagtatcttgatcttgatctttacCTTTCGTAGGAATTTGGACTTTTTACATAGGACTTTTTAATTTAGTTGATTTCTAGCCAATAGACgtcgatcaatcaaatgCATACCTACTAGCTATCGAACTGCTCATTTGCGTAAAGTGTTCTCGTTTGCATATGAATTTAGCGGAACAGTTGGCCTCGGAGGATTGGATTCGGCCAAAGGAGTTTACATGTTAAGTCTCTATCAGGTTTCAATAATCTCTGCCTTTCCGTATCCCGCTTGAGTAGGGAAATCGCTCCGCTCCGCCTATGATGGGGACATTGGATGCGAATCGAATTGTTGGACGGTACTGGTCATTCTATGCGTATGGTCAGAAAAGTTCCCACCGGTCTGTTGGCTCACCAGAATCAGCGGTCATGGAAAATGACGGAGGATGCCACACAATGGAGTTATTGTTAATACCGGGCCAAGCATCTATCCAGTGCGCCTCATCCCACCTTTCGTCCTCAATCACCTACCTACACTGCACTGACTGACCGACTGACTGAATCATTCCATTATATACCTCATTCACCCTTGCATCCCCATTATACATTGCCACCTATCATAAACAACACACATACACGCTACTGGTGTCTCGTAAGTTCGCCTTCTCAGCGTGGACACCCCTATCTATCTAGTAGAACGtgaggaggaaaaggaatAAATAGCTGACTAAGATCACATCCGTCTTCCCTCCCTCTTTCTTGCCACTTCCATTCTATCGAATTCTTTTTGCTTTACAGGGACAAATCAATAGGAACCAATATACACAATGGCTCTCAAACGAATTAACAAGgtgaatcatcagctggacTGCTACAATGCATCGTAGGAGGATCATCGAGAGCCTGTGGTTGTGGGAATAATATGCTCACGCGATATGTCTTGTTCTGACCCACACAGGAATTAATCGACCTTGGACGTGATCCCCCATCGTCATGTTCTGCCGGTCCTATCAACGACAACCTCTTCCAATGGCAAGCCACCATCATGGGGCCTGTGAGTGGGACTTTATTCTTGTTCTAGTAGAACTATTTGTGGGGAGGATCGAAGACTGATGATGACAATATCACTTAACCTAGGCCGACTCACCTTACGCCGGCGGTGTATTCTTCCTGTGAgctccatctttcttttctcatcAATCGATACCTTAGCTAACTATTCTCGTTCGTGACAGCTCACTTACTTTCCCTACCGGTATGcttatctcctcttccgatGTAACCTGAAACACTCTGACATGCTATGTAATCAATCATAGACTACCCATTTAAACCCCCCAAGGTTCAATTCACCACCAAAATCTACCACCCAAATATCAACGCTAACGGTTCAATCTGTTTGGATATCTTGAGAGATCAATGGAGTCCTGCATTGACCATTTCGAAGGGTATGTCatatctctcaatctcagtgATTATTGATACACCAGATACTGACTGGTTGACTGATGAAATTCATATAGTGCTCCTCTCGATCTGTTCAATGTTGACAGACCCTAACCCTGATGATCCATTGGTACCGGAGATTGCTAACGTAAGTTTTGCggtttcatcatcttgaaccatcatcttgaaccatcatcttgaaccatcatcttgaaccatcatcttgaaccatcatcttgaacatGTCTCATCTCACAGTCTGAGCTTCATTGTAAACCTAttattcttctctctcttctcccccTTGTTTCCTTGACATCCCATGATATACCACAATCTAGACGGTgtatatcttcatcttttcccATATGCAGTGAGCTGACTTGTGTGACCTGATCAACAGACCTACAAGACTGATCGACCTCGATATGAAGCTACAGCAAGGGAATGGACTagaaagtgagtcatcgcCAAAATTTCTGCTTCAGCTTGACATGCTGATGAGTGCCTTCCTAAATCAGATACGCGACATAAAATGGTTCTTATATACATTTCATGATTTGTTCCTTTCTCTCACGTATACATACTTCCAGTCTCATTTCGTCCGTCATGTGATCATCCTCTATCATGTCTTTGGGTATATCGGTTACCCCGATTGCAAGCACATCGATGAGACTTCTTTTGCAGGATTGCGATTCAATTCCTACTGTTCTCAGGGCTGACCTCAGACAGCTTTGTATTCTCACTCATCAAGAGAGTATGAAAGGTTCAATTAGAATCATGGAGCGCGtgtcatatatatgtattatACATAATATAAAGTACCAGACCTTATCGGCGATCGAAAATAAGAGAGTGAAGATTACACTGAGTATCATTATTGTTACAAGTAAGAGGAATTATAGATAGTTTATGTAACGATACTAATGGATACGTGCTACACTGACTGGATTGATGAATATAATATCTTACGATCTCAGATTATACAAGCCCTCTTCGTCCACGTCTGAGATTTTAACATGCTCGATCTGGGCCGAACCCCCTTTGACCAAGACATGAGTAGAGATCTTATAtacttcatctctctctttcttgttgTTACTTCTCCTGTGGACCAAGACGATGATCCATGTAGTCCAACCGAAATGGATCAACAAGTTAAGGAAGAACAACACTGAGAAGGCGATGGCGCCAGCTTGACACCCTTCTCCACCAGTGTAGAAACCTGAATCGGGGTCGTCGCATAGTTCCcaagatgtgaagatgagttggacAATCACGCATGCTGCATCCGCCCAGAGAGATGAAACCAAAGGTCAGCTTGGGTGAATCTTGTTCTGATAGTAATGAGATCGATTAACATACCTAACCAAGAAATGGTGATCAATACTCCCACAGCTACTTCCCCACCAGCTTGATCAAACCTTGATCTTCTGTTCTTAAGAGCGAAGTAGATAGCGGGCGGGTAGTAGATAACATAATCAGACCGATGAATACATAAACCcagagattgatgaatccAATAGAGTCGTAACCGAATCCCGGCaagaggaggttgaggagtaaagagaggatgaagatgatggtggtaaTGCCCTACAGGCCAAATGATTTCAGCTTTTTGTTTACTTTTGAAAATCGAGTGAAGGAGAGACCTTCACAAATAATGCATATCGGATCTTGGGACCTGAAGAGGTAAcatatgaagaagacatgatTGAAACTCCCGTTGTTCAATGATTCGATTGATATGAATGACTGTAGGTGTTTTGATTGATTATTGTGTTGACGACTCTTGTTCTATAACACTGAAGATGAGCTGAAGGCTGGGCATCGTTCCCCGTCACGATCCTTTATATACCTCTTCGGACCCATGATCGCAAAGGTAGCAGCAACTACAAAGGTAGTATATGAGGCAAGATGAGCACTAGCAGCTCCCGGGGCTATGCAAGCGGAGAATGCAGATGGTTGATGCAGTGGGTTTTagttttgatgatgatggcattACGGAATACCTTGGCACTTCGGAGTTGGGTTGCTTGGTTGGTTTGCCGCTCAGGAACCGGACTACCCAGACCAGACTACTCGATGCGGTGTTGATGGTGTCAGTAACAAGTCATCTGATACTTTGTGTCGACAATAAGCTACTCCATTCTTCATTTGTTCTTAGTACACCAAGATGTAGTCTCATCGCTGTTCTATGATTTTGCTGCGTTCCTTTATGCCGAATATCGTCTTCAGTCATTTGCTTCGTACTTAGTGTATGCGACCTCTCGATGATCTGACCTGCAATACAAGGATGTACGTATATGTGCATATCTGGATGTATATCATTTGAGATCAGAGATGCCAGGCTAGtatcttctcgatcttacCAAAGGAACTTGAATGTATATAGTGAGAATCTGTTTGCACATCGGACTTATGACTTTCAATGTCAACTTCCCACTTTCATCGCTTTCCCTCCTCCGTCCATCCTCACGATCTGCAAGTTTTGTCGGAGGCTCGATGAGTCATAAGACTTGGCCCCAGATGCCGAGgggattgagatggatgaaacATAGCACTGCATCCTTTGCTCAACCAATCTCAGGGATTCAATGCGGATAGTCCGTCACTTGAGCTCGGAGCTGATGCGAAGTTCGCTATAGTGCCCCAGTGTGTCGAGCAGACTTGAAAAAATGACAAGTAACAAACGAGTTGAGAACAGTAATAACCCGCACCATACTCAACGGTATGGCGCAACAATAAGGCTGTACGCTACAGTATGGGCACTTGATCCGAAATTGTTGGCTCACTATTCCAACTAGACTGGTGAAGGTCCCGCTGGGAGCGTCAAGTTCGAAGACGCTTTGTTTACTGGACAAGGATTGTGCTGCAAATTTCACTAGACGGTACAGGTAATTATAGATCTATACATTTAATGCAATGTATACCATTAGAAATGAGTCGTCTATATCTGATACAAGAAAAAAGTGCTAcatatgatgaagatcaagaaagattAGAGAAGAGCCGGAAGTCGTATACACGAGTCTCCAATGTAGATTGACTAACTTATATATAATAGATTTGCAAGAAGCTACAATaagatgatgacaatgacatgacatgactGGTTTATGTccatatatctatctataaCAACGACAATGACAACCATACTAAAACCAACATATGCTGATgcaaagaagaaaggaaaaacCGGATTAAAGGATGAATTCACCACTCAATGGACTTTGAGGATTCATGTTGACATGTAATAGGTCGGGCCTAGTGAGCTGTTGATTACCTTTGGTATTGATCGGTCTTGGGCGAGTAGAGGTATTATCAACAGGTGAGAACTCGGGTGTGGGAGGCAATGAGATAtcaccagatgaagatgatcgaggACTCGTACGGTATATATCCAAAGGATCCTGTACTTCTCCTGCTATCAATGCTGGTGTTTCGGTAGATTCCAATGACGAATTTGCAGTGGCGTTGACGCCAACGACATTTACTTTAGAGAAATCAATTTGAGCAAATACGTGTTTATCAATTTGCGCTTGAGATAAAGTAGCGTAGGTTGATGAACCggaagaccaagatgatAAAGTGGCAGCTTCTTCTGGCTCTCCGCGGTTGTTGTATCTTGGTGCATTGGCACAATGTTTCCTCTGAGCATGTTGATGGGCGAATTCGTCCAATTCTGCATCTTCGTCGATCGTGACCGGAACGGCCACTCGAGGGGAAGTCTTGACtggagcagcaggaggggCGACATGTACgggtggagcaggagcaggagcgaCTTGTCGgacagcagcagcagcagctcgAGCAGCCGAATGAGCAGTCTTCAGCTCGTCGTCAGTCATTGAGAATATCTCCACTCGCAATATCTGTTCTCTAAGTACTTTGAGGGGTGTTCTATCTCTGGGTTCTAAAGCGAAGAGTCCTTTGAGGATCCGATTGGTAGCTTTCGATATGGGTAAGATGGTTCGGAGGAAATCTGGATTATGCACGTATGCTCGGAAAGTTTCGTCATTTGGGCAAGCCTGTCTCCATGGATTTCTACCACAAGTCAAGTTCACCAGTATCACACCTAATGACCAAATATCGTTAGTCTCAGTAGAATAAGATTCTAATCTTTCGAATAAGCCACCTTGGCATTCTGGCGATAAGTAGAAGGTCGATCCACAGCCGAAATCCGTCGAATGCCTCTCGGAAGTGGCTAATCCGAAATCGGCGATACATATCCTTTCGCCGTTCTGGGTACACAGGATGTTTTCAGGTTTAAGATCCCGATGGAATATTCCCATTCGGTGACAGTAATCTACGGCGTCGATGATTTGTAAGAAGATCTTTTTGATCAAGTAATCATTGCCGAGGTACTGATACATTGTTTGTCAGCTTGTTTCAAGTAAACTGAAATGATATGACTCGACTTACCCGTTGTTTTTCGGTGATCATTCCAAACAAATCACCCTCGTCGCAGAAATCCATGATCACAAAAAtgaattcaccttcttccaacaccTTATGCAAGGTGACTACGTTGGGATGCCTCGAGGCTAATTGATGTAAAgcgatttctcttctctggAAATGACGTTGTCTGGAATCCAATCCAGCTCGGAGGAGGCATTTGACAGCAAGGTAAACCGGTCGAGGAGCATGTAAATCTACAGCGAGGTAGACTACACCATAGGCACCAACACCAAGGGTCGAGAGGAATTCAAGTCGACCATTGTCGATTCGGTGTCCGACGAGATCACGTCCTGAGGTAGCGAAAGTGTTGGAGGGCATCTTGATGAAATTAAGTTGAGGGAGTGGCTGTGGTTTGTCTGGTTGATATGTAAATGTATTTGAATGGCTTGAGTCTGTATTGatggatggaggagaagatcgaGTATCCAATAAACTTCAAGCCCTCTTTATACACCTTAATGCACGGATGACTTTAGGCGAAGTGCACTTCGGTGGGGATGTTGACCTGCCTTCTCCGTCAGTGATCTACCGGGTATATCCCAAAGAAGATAGTACTGTAAATCGTTTCTTTCTAAGCCAGTCTAAATTATAATATCTTATTCGTATTATCCTTAACCCGATATCTTATCGTGTGATGTCGTCAAAAGCGTCCTTTGGGGttggattttgattttgatttggCCCGGCCAATGAATATATACCAAAAGTAGTTGGATTACCGTTGAGGTGTGGGGATGGACTTGATTTGGATTATATTTCAGACGTAgttcaaggtcaaggtgatacTTGTTAATCCTTTCCCGTTATGTCTGCAGTGTTACTTTATCGAATGTTCAAGAATCGAAAAGGGGGGAAAGAACGAAcgatgttgatattgacCAGGAAAGGAAAAAGGGGAACGATTATCAAGTCGGGAATTCAGTATGGGGTTGTTATaatcaatcccaatcctatTAATCGGTAACAatcgcttcttcttttccttctttctttctttctttctaAGAGTGTCAATGACAAAAGAGGCGGGTTGGTGATTTGATTGAAAGATTGGGAGTCATACAACCAATTCTAATCCAGTTACAGAGCAACAACCTTTCTATTGAGTTGAGTGCGAATTTGAGTTTGGGTGTGAGTTCGAGTGTAATCCTTGTGACTATTGGTATTGAGGGGATTCTGGACTCATACAATGAGACTGCGGTTGGGATTACAGGAATGGGTCCGAGGTACAGTGTACTGAGGTTTGGACAAATGAATTGAATAAAGAGGCGTATTTTACGATGTTTGGTATTTCAGATGTCGACGGAGGACGTAGGAATTCACCTATGATAGTACCTGCGGTTCGCAGTGAAAAGTGAGGAGAGGCATGTATCAGAGCCAAATTAGAGACAACATCTCTCTTTCGCAATTGAGAGAAACATAGGATTCTGTCCAACTGATTGACGACCAAGGATTACGGTTACTACTACAACGGTACTGTGATATCACAACGGTTCAGGTCAGAAAGTAAGATTTGACACTAAAATCTCCAATGGGATCGTTATGATCGTAAATATCGTACCTTGTTAATCACATCCTATCCAATACCTCTTGCTGcgttcaccttcatcttcacgTTCACATCTTTGTTTTAGGTCTTCTCCGTATCCAGATTAATGAATTGTGGAGGTATTTTAGGCTATCATTTCTTCGAACCCTGAGTAAGCCAAAACCCAGAGCTGGGGGGGAAAGGGGGGGGGTAGGGCACTTCGTCCATCCTTGTTCGTCTTTTCGTGCTTGGAAGGAAATTGTTTAGCGCAAAACAAACTCATGAGATGGTTCTGAGGTTTCTGCCTAATACGGCATCGAACCGATTTTAACACAAGACATTTCCGCCGGTCAACGATAAGACATTCACCTTGGCAACTGCTTTGCTCTGAAAGACATCTCACAGGGTGAAATAAGGTGTGGTGACCAAACGCTAAATTGGGCGGCCTTGGTACCAGTAAAATGAAGTAGAGGTATGCCCCACCGACTGTGGTCCAGTTGCGGTGGGTCACAAACGAAACGAAATAAAAGTCTATTTTACCTATAAAATCCCTGAATACAAAGAGTCTCGGTCTTTACCCTGTGATACGCAACTTTTCAATCTAGCCATTTACAGTTCATCCATGAGAACTTTCACGATTATGTGTGGCTTTTTTGTGGCTTTTTGCTTCTTAATATGTTAACCTTATTCCACCAACCCTGAGGTTTATTACACAAGTGGCGTCAACACTTGATCTTCTGGAACTGTAAGGTATTTTCAGCTGTCAGCCAAATTGCAATATGGCGATACTTTGAGAACGCCACATCTTACTCGGCACAGATTTAGGCGTGCTTCTggaaacatcatcatcagaaggTTGCGTAGATGCCATCGAGAACGTGATCAACTTGTTGTTCTCTCACACGACCGTGCGGTCGATATGCACCTACACAGATCGACCTGTTGTGCACTTATCGTTGGGTAAGTCAGTGCACATTCGCATCAAAAATTGAAGGCGCTATGACTCCCGCCCTCCAGGCCCTCGGGAAGCTCCACTCCGCATCGATAGCAAGATCTTAGTGTTCGTAAGAGCGCCAGTGGCATTTCGCTACATAATCTCGTGATCTCACCTCACCCGCAGTCGATAGCATCGGCTCCTCCTCACAAGATCACAAAAAAATGCGGAGCTTGCCGTCATAGCTTGAAATTAGAGCGACGCTAAGCTTTTCGAGGGTGACATTCTCGATGAGACTGATTGCATAATCACAATTCAACACTTGGTCTTTCGGCAATGCATGACGAGGTGATACCACCTTTTGTCGGCACTTCGGCGATGAAGTAATGTGAGCAAGATAGGCAAGAAGCTTCCGATATTTAATAGAGGTGATCTCGCACAATTACACTCTGGTCAGTGGAAGTTACTTCCGGGTCATCCATAATCCAGTGTCACTCCGTGTTTCGTATCTGTGGCTTTGGTGGCTTTGAGTCTGTTTGTCCGTctgttcatcttcccaaAACAACGAACAAAAAGAAAGTTGTACAATGCCAGACGGACAGTAAGCCTCTGAGCAAATTGTCTTGGGGAGATACTAGGAAGGAGTAACCTCATCTGAGTGGCCTATATCGAGAATGTGTTTTTTAGCATCACGGCGGGGCGTGATAAAGTTGAGATCGTCTGGACTAAAAAAACTGGTAACTCATCTAAAATGAAAATACGTTTCGTTAAAAAGGCGTTTTCGCGTAAAGGCTCGCACCAAAAAGAGAAACCTCCAGAAATAGGAACGTCCCTGAGCATACTCATTTTCGACACAGCGCAATCATGTTGTGAGTTGATGACTGGGATTTACCTAAAGACGCCGCAGGAAGTTCACCAATCCTGTTAACTGCATAATTCGAATTTGCACCAGTGCCGGTTGGGAACATTAAAGGTATCATAGTCGCCGAGACATCGCACCCGCTCTGGCCTGTGCAGGCAGATGTCGGATATTGTCGCGTCCAGTGGATGAGTGCATTAAGAGTCAAACGGGTTCAAGAAG from Kwoniella mangroviensis CBS 8507 chromosome 1 map unlocalized Ctg02, whole genome shotgun sequence includes the following:
- a CDS encoding ubiquitin-conjugating enzyme E2 4, whose protein sequence is MALKRINKELIDLGRDPPSSCSAGPINDNLFQWQATIMGPADSPYAGGVFFLSLTFPTDYPFKPPKVQFTTKIYHPNINANGSICLDILRDQWSPALTISKVLLSICSMLTDPNPDDPLVPEIANTYKTDRPRYEATAREWTRK